A single window of Fischerella sp. PCC 9605 DNA harbors:
- a CDS encoding PD-(D/E)XK nuclease family protein — translation MTSNQTHLLRLSQGQLNLLERCPRQFQHSYLEQLYSPADPEREEHQILGSRFHLLMQQREMGLPIDSFLQADAQLQNWMTAFANVAPEILTPATDNQTFRESEHYRTLPVQNYLLTVVYDLLIADPQQAQILDWKTHPKLPNKRKLEQNWQTRLYTYVLAETSDYQPENISMTYWFVQSEGKPQSIKFSYNTAQHEKTAKKLTQLLSKLTRWLENYYQGKDFPQVPEGSKACEYCQFAKRCDRPQLNSEQTSKAKSPSHPVGTNLLNLATIQEVSL, via the coding sequence ATGACGTCAAATCAAACTCACTTACTGCGACTTTCCCAAGGACAACTTAATCTCTTAGAACGTTGTCCGCGTCAGTTCCAACACTCTTACTTGGAACAACTTTATTCTCCTGCCGATCCGGAACGTGAAGAACATCAGATTTTGGGGAGTCGCTTTCACCTGCTGATGCAGCAGCGAGAAATGGGTTTGCCAATTGATAGTTTTCTACAAGCCGATGCACAGCTGCAAAATTGGATGACAGCTTTTGCCAATGTAGCACCAGAAATTTTAACGCCTGCGACTGACAACCAAACTTTTCGAGAAAGCGAACACTATCGCACGTTGCCAGTACAAAATTATTTACTCACAGTTGTCTACGATTTATTGATTGCAGATCCCCAGCAAGCACAAATTCTCGACTGGAAGACTCATCCTAAACTGCCCAATAAACGTAAGTTAGAACAAAATTGGCAGACACGCCTTTATACGTACGTATTAGCTGAAACCAGCGATTATCAGCCAGAAAATATTTCAATGACGTACTGGTTTGTCCAGTCTGAAGGTAAACCACAGAGTATAAAATTTAGTTATAATACCGCCCAACATGAGAAAACGGCTAAAAAACTTACGCAACTGTTAAGTAAATTAACTCGTTGGCTGGAAAATTATTATCAGGGGAAAGATTTTCCGCAAGTGCCAGAGGGTAGCAAAGCTTGTGAATATTGCCAATTTGCGAAGAGGTGCGATCGCCCTCAGCTTAATTCTGAACAAACATCAAAAGCAAAATCTCCTTCACATCCAGTGGGCACTAACTTACTGAATCTCGCTACGATCCAAGAGGTATCCCTGTGA
- a CDS encoding single-stranded-DNA-specific exonuclease RecJ, whose translation MPEQQWILTSTEQPPEWFLQAVKQYVSASSGQYAAQLLWQRGIRGIPQLAAFLDSKTYQSASPFEFGQEMQLAVERLQKAWKAAEKIAIWGDFDADGITSTAVLWDGLGQFFVQNTQLIYYIPNRLTESHGLNCPGIDNLGEQGCKLIVTCDTGSTNISEITYAKQQDIDVIVTDHHTLPVERPPVTAIINPRYLPSDHQLFHLSGVAVAYKLVEALYQALPDIPQQPLEDLWDLVAVGLIADLVQLSGDCRYLAQLGIGRLQEDFKKTPTQRRRPGVGRLLELCQKSGDRPTDISFGLGPRINAVSRIQGDASFCVELLTSRDHKRVNQLAEATELANSRRKSLQKEVAQQVNQKLSQMDLSTTSVIVLSDPQWAVGVLGLVAGQVAQETGRPTILLSTEGIGERQDGELGAPTTAREWGLGRTAPWAGSPTWGDCPSAMGRLGDGEKKAPHHPTTPPPHLLLARGSARSVNSVDLYQLVKNQAHLLHRFGGHPYAAGLSLPVENIPLFTEAINQQLRQTLGGATQAPTVQADLTVTVADLGKELFLELKLLEPCGMGNPVPKLLIQNCWFENAWHRNQQDWQGKKVQYIKTEFDIRDDSTRSPFPGVWWGHYKDELPLGRCDCIAELDYNTFKKRYEIRLIAVRSSETSTRLTHHSVLILDWRNIPDAPWRVSTSVPLLLKECPTSWDDLRAWLRRSLYNQQPLAIAWSKPKHKPPEEIWLTLVGIAKYLSRTNQSATRIQFLQKLGISDQSLYLGFKALKSVGFIVQRQDRNLHINQQPNPESTLAEIAIAKFLAAVREEQFQREYFAEVPLSTIQAIAKIMNAER comes from the coding sequence ATGCCTGAACAGCAGTGGATTTTGACCTCAACTGAACAACCACCCGAATGGTTCCTGCAAGCTGTCAAGCAATACGTATCCGCATCCAGCGGACAGTATGCAGCGCAGTTGCTATGGCAACGAGGTATACGGGGAATCCCACAGCTTGCAGCTTTCCTTGATTCCAAAACTTATCAATCAGCGAGTCCGTTTGAATTTGGACAAGAAATGCAACTGGCAGTAGAACGGTTGCAAAAAGCATGGAAAGCAGCTGAAAAAATCGCCATTTGGGGAGATTTCGATGCTGACGGTATCACTTCCACTGCTGTATTGTGGGATGGCTTGGGTCAGTTCTTTGTGCAAAATACGCAGTTAATTTACTATATTCCCAATCGACTTACGGAATCTCACGGACTTAACTGTCCTGGCATTGACAATTTAGGCGAGCAAGGCTGTAAGTTAATCGTGACTTGCGATACCGGTAGTACAAATATTAGTGAAATTACTTATGCAAAGCAGCAAGATATCGATGTTATTGTTACCGATCACCACACCTTGCCAGTAGAGCGTCCGCCAGTCACAGCCATCATCAATCCTCGCTATTTGCCAAGTGACCATCAGTTGTTTCATCTTTCCGGGGTTGCGGTGGCTTACAAGTTGGTGGAAGCCCTGTATCAAGCTTTGCCTGATATCCCGCAACAGCCTCTAGAAGATTTGTGGGATTTAGTAGCAGTAGGTCTAATTGCCGATCTAGTGCAGTTGAGTGGAGATTGTCGTTATTTGGCACAGTTGGGAATTGGGCGACTGCAAGAAGATTTTAAAAAAACTCCGACCCAGCGGCGACGTCCGGGAGTAGGTCGATTGTTGGAGTTGTGCCAGAAAAGTGGCGATCGCCCTACAGATATTTCTTTTGGTCTCGGCCCCCGCATTAATGCTGTTAGCCGCATTCAAGGAGATGCCAGTTTTTGCGTAGAATTACTGACAAGCCGCGACCACAAGCGTGTCAATCAGCTAGCAGAGGCAACAGAATTAGCAAACTCCCGCCGCAAGTCCTTACAAAAAGAAGTTGCCCAGCAAGTAAACCAAAAGCTCAGCCAAATGGACTTATCCACCACCAGCGTCATCGTCTTGTCAGACCCCCAGTGGGCTGTTGGTGTCTTGGGCTTGGTAGCAGGGCAGGTAGCGCAGGAGACAGGAAGACCGACGATTTTGTTGAGTACGGAGGGGATAGGTGAAAGGCAAGATGGGGAACTCGGGGCCCCCACGACCGCCAGGGAGTGGGGATTAGGGAGGACAGCGCCGTGGGCGGGTTCCCCGACTTGGGGCGACTGTCCGTCGGCAATGGGGAGATTGGGAGATGGGGAGAAAAAAGCACCCCACCACCCCACCACCCCACCACCCCATCTTCTTTTAGCAAGAGGTTCTGCCCGTTCAGTCAACTCGGTTGATTTATACCAACTCGTGAAAAATCAAGCCCATCTGTTGCATCGTTTTGGTGGACATCCTTATGCCGCGGGTTTGAGTCTACCTGTAGAGAATATTCCTTTGTTTACAGAGGCGATTAACCAACAGTTACGGCAAACTTTGGGCGGTGCAACTCAAGCACCAACAGTGCAAGCAGACTTGACGGTAACGGTAGCAGATTTAGGGAAAGAGTTATTTTTGGAACTGAAACTCTTGGAACCCTGCGGTATGGGCAATCCTGTACCAAAATTGCTAATTCAAAACTGCTGGTTTGAAAATGCTTGGCATCGCAATCAGCAGGATTGGCAGGGGAAAAAGGTACAGTACATAAAAACCGAGTTTGATATTCGCGATGATTCTACAAGAAGCCCTTTCCCCGGTGTGTGGTGGGGACATTATAAGGATGAATTGCCATTGGGACGATGTGATTGCATTGCAGAATTAGACTACAATACCTTTAAAAAACGCTACGAAATTCGATTAATTGCGGTACGTTCTAGTGAAACATCTACACGACTCACTCACCACTCAGTATTAATTTTGGACTGGCGCAATATCCCAGACGCGCCATGGCGCGTCTCTACATCTGTTCCACTCCTTTTAAAAGAATGCCCTACTAGTTGGGATGATTTACGAGCGTGGTTGAGGCGATCGCTTTACAATCAACAACCATTGGCGATCGCATGGTCTAAACCCAAACACAAACCCCCAGAGGAAATATGGCTCACACTCGTAGGAATTGCTAAATATCTCAGCCGTACTAATCAATCAGCCACCCGCATCCAATTTTTACAGAAACTCGGTATCAGTGACCAAAGTTTGTATTTAGGATTCAAAGCTTTGAAATCTGTGGGTTTTATCGTCCAGCGACAAGATCGTAATTTGCACATCAACCAGCAGCCAAACCCTGAATCAACACTTGCAGAGATTGCCATTGCCAAATTTTTAGCCGCCGTCCGCGAAGAACAATTTCAGCGCGAGTATTTCGCCGAAGTACCTCTATCAACTATTCAAGCGATCGCAAAAATTATGAACGCTGAACGATGA
- a CDS encoding ABC transporter ATP-binding protein, protein MAQVVLENVYKSFPPRRGEGVTTPTQLTLKSGNNSDVTAPKGADSVNVLRRINLTVADGEFMVLVGPSGCGKSTLLRLIAGLEQMTGGNIWVGDRLINNLPPKERDIAMVFQNYALYPHMTVYDNIAFGLRRRSTVDGEIGRWGDRERLAPSPHHPTTPPSSLTVWAENLLVALTRSLPKGLRYISGKERGVDEQVRYVAQLLQIEALLNRLPKQLSGGQRQRVALGRAIARNPQVFLMDEPLSNLDAKLRAETRAQIVKLQRQLGTTTIYVTHDQTEAMTMGDRIAILNQGQLQQVAHPLELYNRPANLFVAEFIGSPPMNFIPVEFHAPLLITNGDFRLTLPDFWGNALQEYDGRTLILGIRPEHLILSAPATKNLPVQVELVENLGNDTYLSTKLIGSGFHKVPISNNCLQVRVPPDRFLRIGEELWLSLTPEKLHFFDPETELAIFPKSSSPYLPFDK, encoded by the coding sequence GTGGCGCAGGTAGTATTAGAAAACGTTTACAAAAGTTTTCCTCCTCGTAGAGGGGAAGGTGTTACTACACCAACTCAACTAACACTCAAGTCTGGGAATAATAGTGATGTAACTGCCCCAAAAGGCGCAGATAGTGTGAATGTCTTGCGGCGGATAAACCTTACCGTGGCAGATGGTGAATTTATGGTGCTGGTAGGGCCTTCTGGTTGTGGCAAAAGCACCTTGCTGCGGTTAATTGCTGGGTTAGAACAGATGACAGGAGGCAATATCTGGGTAGGCGATCGCCTAATTAACAACCTTCCGCCCAAGGAACGAGATATTGCAATGGTGTTTCAAAATTACGCCCTCTATCCCCACATGACCGTGTATGACAATATTGCTTTTGGATTGCGACGGCGATCGACAGTAGATGGGGAGATAGGGAGATGGGGAGATAGGGAGAGACTCGCCCCATCTCCCCACCACCCCACCACCCCACCATCATCTTTAACAGTTTGGGCTGAAAATTTACTTGTAGCGTTGACAAGAAGTTTACCAAAAGGTCTCCGTTATATTTCTGGGAAAGAACGGGGAGTGGATGAACAGGTGCGGTATGTTGCCCAACTTTTGCAAATCGAAGCACTGTTAAATCGCTTACCCAAGCAGTTATCTGGCGGACAAAGGCAACGGGTAGCATTAGGAAGGGCGATCGCGCGTAACCCGCAAGTATTTTTAATGGATGAACCGCTTTCTAACTTAGATGCTAAATTGCGTGCAGAAACCCGCGCCCAGATTGTCAAACTGCAACGCCAATTGGGAACAACGACGATTTACGTTACCCACGACCAAACCGAAGCGATGACAATGGGCGATCGCATTGCCATTCTCAATCAAGGTCAACTCCAACAAGTTGCCCACCCATTAGAACTTTACAACCGCCCCGCTAACCTGTTTGTGGCTGAATTCATTGGTTCACCGCCAATGAATTTTATCCCCGTGGAATTTCATGCGCCTCTGTTAATTACCAATGGCGATTTTCGTCTGACCCTACCAGATTTTTGGGGAAATGCCTTGCAAGAATACGACGGACGCACCTTAATTTTAGGCATTCGTCCAGAACATTTGATTTTGAGCGCGCCTGCTACCAAAAATCTGCCAGTCCAAGTTGAATTAGTAGAAAACCTTGGCAACGATACCTATCTATCTACAAAACTCATCGGATCTGGTTTTCACAAAGTCCCTATCTCCAACAATTGTTTGCAAGTCCGAGTACCTCCAGACCGCTTTTTACGTATTGGTGAGGAGTTATGGTTGTCCCTAACACCAGAGAAACTTCACTTTTTTGACCCAGAAACTGAACTGGCGATATTTCCCAAGAGTTCATCGCCTTATTTACCATTTGATAAGTAA
- a CDS encoding response regulator transcription factor, which produces MSAQLLLVDDEPGLREAVKDYLQESGFSVQVASNAREGWELMQQSTPDLVISDIMMPQVDGYQFLKQLREDPRFRALPVIFLTAKGMTTDRIQGYQAGVDAYLPKPFDPDELVAIVENLLTRRVTKTQATTEEGETPDIADLANQIAQIKALLTQRSAIAQSPPPFTIDLTPREQSVLNLVAEGLMNKEIARRLETSVRNVEKYVSRLFSKTGTNSRTELVRFALEHGLAK; this is translated from the coding sequence ATGTCAGCACAACTGTTACTGGTAGATGATGAGCCGGGATTGCGTGAAGCAGTAAAAGATTATTTACAAGAAAGCGGTTTCAGCGTTCAGGTTGCCAGTAACGCTCGTGAAGGTTGGGAATTGATGCAGCAAAGTACACCTGACTTGGTGATTTCTGACATTATGATGCCTCAGGTAGATGGGTATCAGTTTCTGAAGCAATTGCGTGAAGACCCTCGTTTTCGAGCGCTGCCAGTAATATTTTTAACTGCTAAAGGTATGACGACCGATCGCATCCAAGGTTATCAAGCTGGTGTTGACGCCTATCTGCCCAAACCTTTCGATCCTGATGAGTTAGTGGCAATCGTCGAAAACTTACTTACTCGCCGTGTTACCAAAACTCAAGCAACCACAGAAGAGGGCGAAACACCTGATATTGCCGATTTAGCCAATCAAATTGCCCAAATTAAAGCTTTATTGACTCAAAGAAGCGCGATCGCCCAATCCCCACCACCTTTTACAATTGACTTGACTCCCCGAGAACAAAGTGTTTTGAATTTAGTAGCGGAAGGCTTGATGAACAAAGAAATTGCCCGTCGCTTGGAAACCAGCGTCCGCAATGTTGAGAAGTACGTCAGCCGTTTGTTTAGTAAAACTGGTACTAATAGCCGTACCGAGTTAGTTCGTTTTGCTCTTGAGCATGGTCTTGCTAAATAA
- a CDS encoding GAF domain-containing protein, whose product MVFWGDCTGLPNSYRGWNVFIDGEQNKITTKFSTSLQKLLEWLREYMSVDTVTFLLPVKEQQNLGVYASIGLEEEIEQQIRIPIKQGIAGRIAANKKPMIVDDLSKVEVVSPVLRQKDLKSLVGIPVPLKQDMVGVLHVGTLESHQFTERDIEQLQLVAHRIGLMVTDT is encoded by the coding sequence ATGGTATTTTGGGGAGACTGCACTGGTTTACCTAACTCCTACAGGGGTTGGAATGTATTTATCGATGGGGAGCAGAACAAGATAACCACAAAGTTTTCTACATCCCTCCAAAAGCTGCTTGAGTGGTTGCGAGAGTATATGTCTGTTGATACTGTTACATTCCTGCTACCAGTTAAGGAGCAACAGAATTTGGGTGTGTATGCCAGCATCGGACTTGAGGAAGAGATAGAACAACAGATCCGTATTCCCATCAAACAAGGCATAGCTGGTCGCATTGCCGCAAACAAGAAGCCTATGATAGTCGATGACTTATCGAAGGTAGAGGTAGTCAGTCCAGTCTTGCGTCAAAAGGATCTGAAATCGCTTGTCGGCATACCAGTGCCGCTCAAACAGGATATGGTCGGAGTACTGCACGTTGGTACTCTTGAGTCCCATCAATTTACTGAGCGTGATATAGAGCAACTGCAACTAGTTGCACATCGTATCGGTTTGATGGTAACAGATACATAG
- a CDS encoding GNAT family N-acetyltransferase, producing MHSDEFDAVYVRELGIDDIAPVYHLGEELFTSDLYPYLYRCWDEWEVIGLYNTDPEYCLVAEIDGELAGFVLGTIITKASWTYGYILWLGVSPKFQRRGVGDKLVDTVIARMIEDGARFMLVDTDPENVPAVKFFRRKGFGNIRQHVFLSMNLSRHEYYGRLIDYERQKAERAGYRKSSRPIRTRKAEAITNEVALNVLMSESQRQEDSPV from the coding sequence ATGCATTCAGATGAATTTGATGCGGTTTATGTCCGCGAATTAGGAATTGATGACATAGCCCCTGTTTATCATTTGGGAGAAGAATTATTTACCAGCGATTTATATCCCTATCTATATCGTTGCTGGGATGAGTGGGAAGTGATTGGACTTTACAACACCGATCCAGAATACTGTCTTGTTGCCGAAATTGATGGGGAACTAGCAGGATTTGTTTTAGGAACTATCATCACAAAGGCATCCTGGACTTATGGATATATTCTCTGGTTAGGAGTGAGTCCAAAATTTCAACGGCGTGGCGTGGGAGATAAACTAGTTGATACTGTCATTGCCCGCATGATCGAAGATGGGGCTAGATTTATGTTGGTAGACACCGATCCAGAAAATGTTCCAGCGGTGAAGTTTTTTCGCCGCAAAGGATTTGGTAATATCCGCCAACATGTTTTCTTGTCGATGAATTTAAGCAGGCATGAATATTATGGCAGACTAATTGATTACGAACGTCAAAAAGCCGAAAGAGCAGGTTATAGGAAATCATCGCGTCCTATCCGCACTCGTAAAGCTGAAGCTATTACTAATGAAGTTGCCCTTAATGTCCTCATGAGTGAATCTCAACGCCAAGAAGATTCTCCCGTATAA
- a CDS encoding glycosyltransferase, translating to MNDNLVNTVTTDAFLPKVSVVIPIYNGAADLPELIDCLLAQTYPKQQVEYLLVDNNSSDRTYVLLQQTAESSPLLIRPLSEKQIQSSYAARNTGIRAASGEIIAFTDADCRPQPEWLHALIVPFVNDDVAIVAGEITALPGQSLLEVFAERQETLSQKHTLAHKFCPYGQTANLAIRRQALEKAGLFRPYLTTGGDADICWRIQRENIGRLEFASGAIVQHRHRTTLRELQSQWRRYGRSNRYLHELYGIELMRDITLKECSYRLARWLLKELPRDSFKALAGKASLVDLLNTPIGLFTARARTAGQREAKLPKKATIIENI from the coding sequence ATGAATGACAATTTAGTTAACACAGTTACCACCGATGCTTTTTTACCCAAGGTATCGGTGGTTATTCCTATTTATAATGGCGCAGCAGATTTACCAGAGTTAATCGATTGTTTGTTGGCTCAAACTTACCCAAAACAACAGGTAGAATATTTGCTGGTAGACAATAATAGTAGCGATCGCACTTATGTTCTCCTGCAACAAACAGCCGAAAGTTCCCCTTTACTAATTCGTCCTTTAAGCGAAAAGCAAATTCAAAGTTCCTATGCCGCCCGCAACACAGGTATTCGCGCCGCTAGTGGTGAGATAATTGCCTTTACTGATGCTGATTGTCGCCCTCAACCAGAGTGGTTACATGCATTAATTGTGCCTTTTGTCAATGATGACGTAGCAATTGTCGCGGGTGAAATTACGGCACTACCCGGACAAAGCTTGCTAGAAGTATTTGCTGAGCGCCAAGAAACCTTATCGCAAAAACATACACTTGCCCATAAGTTTTGTCCCTACGGTCAAACTGCGAATTTGGCGATTAGGCGGCAAGCCTTAGAAAAAGCGGGTTTGTTTCGTCCCTATCTTACCACCGGGGGTGATGCCGATATCTGCTGGCGGATTCAACGGGAAAATATCGGGCGTTTGGAATTTGCTTCTGGGGCGATCGTACAACACCGCCACCGTACTACACTTAGGGAATTACAAAGTCAATGGCGGCGCTATGGACGTTCAAATCGCTATCTGCACGAGTTGTACGGCATAGAGTTAATGCGAGACATTACACTAAAAGAATGCAGCTATCGGTTAGCGCGTTGGTTATTGAAGGAATTACCAAGAGATAGTTTCAAGGCTTTAGCCGGCAAAGCTTCTCTTGTAGACTTATTAAATACTCCCATTGGATTGTTTACTGCGAGAGCGCGTACTGCTGGGCAAAGGGAAGCTAAATTGCCGAAAAAAGCAACGATAATCGAAAATATCTGA
- the ctpB gene encoding carboxyl-terminal processing protease CtpB has product MKQSAKRYSPMQVALIGGAIATTATLSVFGPGWCRSVRAALQDSPKQVVDQVWQLVNREYVDGSFNRQNWQTMRLSLLSKNYSSREEAYVAIREALQKLGDPYTRFMDPKQFEALTSQTSGEVSGIGIRMEVNETNKRLVVVEALENSPAIKAGIKPGDEIVAIDGKPTGQMKIEDASKLIRGRAGTMVTLRLERDGRSAFDLKLTRANIEVPTVRYELKQEGNRRIGYIRLREFSAHASDQMRRAIRDLNGKQVNGFVLDLRGNPGGLLQSSIEIARMWMNDGSIVRTVDRKGGSEVSKANHTALTNRPLVVLVDNNSASASEILAGALKDNKRAIVVGSKTFGKALVQSVHELADGSGVAITIAHYYTPKGTDINHKGIAPDIKLDLTQEQQRQLASNPNLLGTQNDPQYTRALTILSNNRLAQPLQNQTSQKPTSFGASDLRF; this is encoded by the coding sequence ATGAAACAATCTGCAAAACGTTACTCGCCAATGCAAGTAGCTTTGATTGGGGGGGCGATCGCCACCACAGCTACACTGTCTGTATTTGGGCCGGGTTGGTGTCGTTCTGTTCGGGCAGCACTACAAGATAGCCCAAAACAAGTAGTTGACCAAGTCTGGCAACTAGTAAATCGTGAATATGTAGACGGCTCTTTTAACCGCCAAAATTGGCAAACAATGAGATTGAGCCTGTTGAGCAAAAACTATTCTTCCCGTGAAGAAGCTTACGTTGCTATCCGCGAAGCCTTACAAAAGCTAGGGGACCCATATACTCGATTCATGGATCCCAAACAGTTTGAAGCCTTAACCAGCCAAACATCTGGGGAAGTCTCTGGAATTGGCATTCGGATGGAGGTGAATGAAACAAACAAGCGACTAGTGGTTGTAGAAGCCTTAGAAAATTCGCCAGCAATCAAGGCAGGAATCAAGCCTGGAGATGAGATTGTGGCAATTGATGGCAAACCCACCGGTCAGATGAAAATCGAAGATGCTTCCAAGCTGATTCGCGGTCGGGCGGGTACAATGGTGACTTTGCGCTTGGAAAGGGATGGACGGAGTGCTTTTGATCTGAAGTTGACAAGGGCTAATATTGAAGTACCCACAGTGCGTTATGAACTGAAGCAAGAAGGTAATCGCCGTATTGGTTATATTCGCTTGCGAGAGTTCAGCGCTCACGCCTCAGACCAGATGCGACGAGCTATCCGCGATTTGAACGGCAAGCAAGTAAATGGCTTTGTTCTAGATTTACGTGGTAATCCCGGCGGTTTGTTGCAATCGAGTATTGAAATTGCCCGGATGTGGATGAACGATGGTTCAATTGTCCGTACGGTAGACCGCAAAGGTGGAAGCGAAGTAAGCAAAGCCAATCACACGGCTCTCACAAATCGCCCCTTGGTGGTCTTAGTAGACAATAATTCAGCTAGCGCCAGCGAAATCCTCGCAGGTGCACTCAAAGATAATAAACGAGCAATAGTAGTCGGCAGTAAAACCTTTGGCAAAGCCTTAGTGCAATCAGTACATGAACTCGCAGATGGTTCCGGTGTGGCAATTACCATTGCCCATTATTACACTCCTAAAGGAACAGATATTAACCATAAGGGAATTGCACCAGATATTAAATTAGATTTGACACAAGAACAACAACGCCAGTTAGCATCTAACCCAAATTTGTTGGGAACTCAAAACGATCCTCAGTATACCCGTGCTTTGACAATTCTCTCCAACAATCGCTTAGCCCAACCTTTGCAAAATCAAACCTCCCAAAAACCGACAAGCTTTGGCGCTAGTGATTTGCGATTTTAG
- a CDS encoding YdcF family protein translates to MNRKVKTVRSIPSTNSLGNKSQILQKFAIGLSVIIGVWLVSITIILVSVSSKPVDAFFVLGGSIQREIYIAKLTKQSPPTPILISQGSPDPCIWLIFEREAASMRNVWLEKCARSTFDNFYYAIPILRRWHVNKVMLVTSPTHLPRAKWLAQILLGAHGIWVETETVQEQGIPGNRESWPKTGLDVTRSLVWAGLSQIIQPQCSQVIKLTDVNMEAWQRRGFKCERQGNLKL, encoded by the coding sequence ATGAACCGTAAAGTTAAAACTGTTAGAAGTATTCCCTCTACAAATTCATTAGGAAATAAGTCACAAATTTTACAAAAATTTGCGATAGGACTCAGTGTTATCATTGGCGTCTGGCTTGTGTCTATAACAATAATTTTAGTTTCAGTTTCCTCTAAGCCAGTAGATGCATTTTTTGTACTTGGTGGCAGTATTCAGCGGGAAATATATATAGCCAAGTTAACAAAACAATCCCCACCAACCCCAATTTTAATTTCTCAAGGTTCTCCAGATCCATGTATTTGGCTAATTTTTGAAAGAGAAGCAGCTTCAATGAGAAATGTTTGGTTGGAGAAATGTGCTCGTTCAACTTTTGATAACTTTTACTATGCTATCCCTATTTTGCGTCGCTGGCATGTGAATAAAGTTATGCTAGTTACTTCCCCAACACACTTGCCAAGAGCAAAGTGGTTAGCACAAATTCTTTTGGGCGCGCATGGCATTTGGGTAGAAACAGAAACTGTACAAGAACAAGGTATTCCTGGTAATCGCGAGTCTTGGCCAAAAACTGGACTGGATGTAACGCGCAGCTTGGTTTGGGCAGGGTTAAGTCAGATCATTCAGCCACAATGCTCGCAAGTCATAAAACTGACAGATGTGAATATGGAAGCTTGGCAGCGTCGCGGTTTTAAGTGTGAGCGACAGGGGAATCTTAAATTATGA